A region of bacterium DNA encodes the following proteins:
- a CDS encoding Ig-like domain-containing protein, with protein MKKHFYTLAALVLAVALSGCGKKATPVAPPPEGDLTPPVVTSSYPAGDTSGAFLRNRVITITFSEAMNQSSVQSAFSADGVPGKFYWLGYTVIFVPDTAFAANETVKVSITGNALDLADNGLSPAFSKWYRTSALVDITAPVVTAHQPLSVATNISISTEVRAYASEALSDWSTNSISLTDSAGTKVTGNAVLGLNDSILQFAPSSILKYNTLYTVTIDTSLRDLCWNRLQSQYSWSFRTELDTVKPMVVSVSPAAGEANVTVNTSITICFSEPMDHATAQAALSLTPAVAFSGYSWQGDTLMTATLADTLSFYRQYQVTVGTGALDLSGNSLASAGSSSFTTVRGLYVCCNSANQINLFQQNDLKPEGYLPNLTGVKQVKMSPNGNRAYVLCGGNPGQLHFLEVKNGNNDLGSISVGNAPYSLAVSGDGSRLAVSVSGDNRVVIINPNTMQKTDSFAVGNTPTGIQFSSDGLYLYVLCANSSQVERYLLSDHARIYVDIANGGEEAALTPSGGRLFATNGWVVTVIRTSDFTKEFTISNVSNYPFGLAVSPDGAHLAVSCYQENLVKIYDATATSEPAPLAQVTAGTGPKGLCYSPDGTKLYVSNSGDGTVSVISRNVNTYTLQSSQTITVGSGPWGLAVTP; from the coding sequence ATGAAAAAACACTTTTACACCTTGGCCGCACTGGTGCTCGCGGTAGCCCTCAGCGGCTGCGGCAAGAAGGCCACCCCGGTGGCCCCTCCGCCGGAAGGAGACCTGACTCCGCCGGTTGTAACCAGCAGTTATCCTGCAGGCGATACCTCAGGCGCCTTTCTCCGCAATCGTGTGATCACCATTACCTTCAGCGAAGCCATGAACCAGTCGTCGGTGCAAAGCGCTTTTTCGGCCGACGGAGTGCCGGGGAAATTTTACTGGCTGGGCTATACGGTCATTTTTGTCCCTGACACGGCCTTTGCCGCCAATGAAACTGTAAAAGTATCCATCACCGGAAATGCCCTGGACCTGGCCGATAACGGGCTTTCGCCGGCTTTCAGCAAATGGTACCGGACCTCTGCTTTGGTCGATATTACGGCTCCCGTGGTTACGGCCCACCAGCCGCTTTCCGTAGCGACGAACATATCCATCAGCACCGAGGTCAGGGCCTATGCCTCGGAGGCCCTGTCCGATTGGTCAACCAATTCCATCAGCTTGACCGACTCCGCCGGAACCAAGGTCACCGGCAACGCGGTATTGGGGTTGAATGACTCGATCCTGCAGTTTGCGCCCAGTTCCATCCTTAAATACAATACACTCTATACAGTGACCATAGACACCAGCCTGCGGGACCTGTGCTGGAACCGCCTGCAATCCCAGTATTCCTGGTCCTTTAGAACGGAGCTTGACACGGTCAAACCCATGGTGGTCTCCGTTTCTCCGGCGGCCGGCGAGGCCAATGTCACGGTGAATACCTCCATCACCATCTGCTTCTCCGAGCCCATGGATCATGCTACTGCCCAGGCCGCTCTGTCGCTGACCCCGGCAGTCGCCTTTTCCGGTTACAGCTGGCAGGGCGACACGTTGATGACAGCCACCCTGGCCGACACCCTTTCCTTCTACCGGCAATATCAGGTGACGGTCGGAACCGGGGCCCTGGACCTGTCTGGGAACAGCCTGGCCTCCGCCGGGAGCTCCAGCTTCACCACTGTCAGGGGCTTGTATGTCTGCTGCAATTCAGCAAACCAGATAAATTTATTTCAGCAGAATGATCTTAAACCGGAAGGATACCTCCCAAATCTCACCGGCGTCAAACAAGTTAAAATGTCGCCCAACGGCAACCGGGCCTATGTGCTGTGCGGAGGAAACCCCGGCCAGCTGCATTTCCTGGAAGTTAAGAACGGGAATAATGATCTGGGAAGCATCTCCGTCGGCAATGCCCCCTACAGCCTGGCGGTATCTGGCGATGGCAGCAGGCTGGCGGTAAGCGTCTCAGGGGACAACCGGGTGGTGATCATCAATCCCAATACCATGCAGAAAACCGACAGTTTTGCCGTCGGCAACACACCCACCGGGATACAATTCTCCAGCGACGGGCTTTACCTGTATGTGCTTTGCGCCAACAGCAGCCAGGTGGAGAGATATCTGTTGTCCGACCATGCCAGAATATATGTCGACATTGCCAACGGCGGTGAAGAAGCGGCCCTTACGCCTTCCGGCGGCCGCCTTTTCGCCACCAATGGCTGGGTGGTGACGGTGATCAGGACCTCGGACTTTACCAAGGAATTCACCATCAGCAATGTCAGCAATTATCCCTTTGGGCTGGCAGTTTCCCCGGACGGCGCCCATCTGGCGGTAAGCTGTTACCAGGAAAATCTTGTCAAGATCTATGACGCCACCGCCACCAGCGAACCGGCCCCGCTGGCTCAGGTAACTGCAGGCACCGGCCCCAAGGGTCTTTGCTACAGCCCGGACGGAACCAAACTCTACGTTTCCAACTCGGGCGACGGCACGGTCTCGGTAATATCCCGAAACGTGAATACCTATACGTTGCAAAGCAGCCAGACCATAACCGTCGGTTCCGGGCCCTGGGGCCTGGCGGTAACGCCGTAA
- a CDS encoding NAD(+)/NADH kinase produces MKNWGIIYNRQRPGAENVIRELSAWLKDHGIAPVIEQGIKLEGFQCAEDSEVAQSCELLLALGGDGTMLRSVHLMGQQQKPILGINLGSLGFLTETSQDQMWQSLEQVARGQYQIEERAIIRGRTEGQEFFALNDFDIRVPTRLVELSVSVGGEFLSRYYADGMLISTPTGSTAYSLSAGGPIVEPTMEVMVITPICPHTLSIRPMIVPMDKTVEVTVHGKREEAIMVVDGQQRLSFKAGQQIVFEKAEIKAKLVKTQKSSFYNILRTKLKWGARGEDGK; encoded by the coding sequence ATGAAGAACTGGGGAATAATCTACAACCGCCAGCGGCCCGGGGCCGAGAACGTCATTAGAGAACTTTCGGCCTGGCTCAAGGACCACGGCATCGCCCCGGTCATCGAGCAGGGCATCAAGCTGGAAGGCTTCCAGTGCGCGGAGGACAGCGAGGTGGCCCAAAGCTGCGAACTGCTTTTGGCCCTGGGCGGCGACGGCACCATGCTGCGCTCTGTCCACCTGATGGGCCAGCAGCAAAAGCCCATCCTGGGGATCAACCTGGGCTCGCTGGGATTTTTGACCGAGACCTCGCAGGACCAGATGTGGCAGAGCCTGGAGCAGGTGGCCCGGGGACAGTATCAGATAGAAGAGCGGGCCATCATCAGGGGCCGGACCGAGGGCCAGGAGTTCTTCGCCCTGAACGACTTCGACATCCGGGTGCCCACCCGTCTGGTGGAACTGTCGGTCTCGGTAGGCGGAGAGTTCCTCAGCCGCTATTACGCCGACGGGATGCTGATCTCCACCCCCACCGGCTCCACCGCCTATTCCCTTTCGGCCGGCGGGCCCATCGTGGAGCCCACCATGGAGGTGATGGTGATCACGCCCATCTGCCCCCACACCCTTTCCATCCGGCCGATGATCGTGCCCATGGACAAGACGGTGGAAGTGACGGTCCACGGCAAGCGGGAGGAGGCCATCATGGTGGTGGACGGCCAGCAGAGGCTTTCCTTTAAGGCCGGCCAGCAGATAGTATTTGAGAAGGCGGAGATCAAGGCCAAATTAGTAAAGACCCAGAAGTCCTCGTTCTACAACATCCTTCGCACCAAACTCAAGTGGGGAGCCCGGGGCGAGGACGGGAAATGA